The Amphiura filiformis chromosome 12, Afil_fr2py, whole genome shotgun sequence genome includes a region encoding these proteins:
- the LOC140166053 gene encoding carbohydrate sulfotransferase 11-like isoform X2, which yields MGDSNRRFICMSFCASFLLVMLFMMYMLGKSSDSLGNATYYATHIDTVMQHVWTNVKASYNLPHNKHIDENFVPAIEVTSCISSHLDNKTFLIEQEQIQISRKDSLRKACNRYHHDTDGPHVPKVPLLVEDYHLAYAQTAKIAGTSWDRVLLVLSHLANSTNSFSQSKSIDLTKVNIPTLGNYRQADRQVILRNFTTFMFSRHPFSRLLSAYNCKVGPDATEEHIKRGYYDHLRDKILKKHPTTIPGIPDFHGFVSYILENDYFSDPHWKENYKIVAPCDVPYDIVGHFETLPDDAKYILQSVGADCLVEFPSSKGSAATNSSHDDTLIKYYQTLSKELIERLYRKYRLDFLLFGYTFEITIDGQLMRFPPDS from the exons ATGGGTGACAGCAATCGGCGGTTCATATGCATGTCTTTCTGTGCGTCTTTCCTGCTAGTAATGTTGTTCATGATGTATATGCTTGGAAAGTCCTCCGATTCGCTGGGCAATGCTACATACTACGCTACACATATCGACACTGTAATGCAACATGTGTGGACCAATGTTAAAGCTAG CTATAATCTCCCTCATAATAAGCATATCGATGAGAACTTCGTGCCTGCAATA GAAGTGACGTCTTGCATATCTTCTCATCTGGATAATAAAACTTTCTTGATAGAGCAAGAACAAATCCAGATAAGCCGAAAAGACTCGTTAAGGAAAGCTTGCAACAGGTATCACCATGATACAGATGGTCCACATGTTCCTAAAGTACCACTACTAGTTGAAGATTATCACTTAGCATATGCACAGACTGCCAAAATTGCCGGAACAAGTTGGGATCGAGTGCTATTAGTTCTGTCTCATTTGGCCAACTCTACGAATTCTTTCAGCCAATCTAAATCTATCGATTTAACTAAAGTCAACATACCCACTTTGGGAAATTACAGACAAGCAGATCGTCAAGTTATATTGCGGAATTTTACAACTTTCATGTTTTCTCGTCATCCATTTTCGCGCCTTTTATCGGCTTATAATTGCAAAGTGGGTCCAGATGCAACAGAAGAACATATAAAGCGCGGGTACTATGATCATTTGCGGGACAAAATTTTAAAGAAACACCCAACTACTATTCCAGGTATCCCGGATTTTCACGGGTTTGTGTCTTACATCCTAGAGAATGATTATTTCAGCGATCCACATTGGAAAGAGAACTACAAAATTGTTGCACCATGTGATGTGCCATACGACATTGTTGGACACTTTGAGACTCTTCCTGATGACGCTAAATACATACTCCAGTCAGTCGGGGCTGACTGCTTGGTTGAATTCCCTTCGTCCAAAGGAAGTGCAGCGACTAATAGTTCACATGATGACACTTTGATTAAGTACTATCAAACTTTATCCAAGGAATTAATAGAAAGACTTTACCGTAAATATAGATTAGATTTCTTGTTGTTTGGGTATACATTTGAAATCACCATTGATGGACAATTAATGCGATTTCCACCCGATAGCTAA